The segment CTATTAAAACGGTCCAGATTTGGATTAAGACGGCATTTCGGGAAGTGCCATAAAAAGTTTTGATTTTCAGATTTTGTTTGATCCATTTGAAAAAGAGCTCGATCTGCCAAAGTTGCCGATAAAGATCAGCGATGGCCAGGGCAGCCAAGTCAAAGCGATTGGTGAGGAAGACATATTCCTTGCCGGTTTCGGGGTCTCGGTAGTGCACCCGGCGCAGGGTGTCGGGATAACTGGCGACACCGCCGGGTGAGTTCAATCGAATGATTTCGTCGGCCAGCACCGTGTCGGCACCGGAATTATCTCGCGGTTCAACAACTTCATAGCAGGCATTGGATTTCAGTCGGGTAACAAACCAAACACCTTTCTGATGGAGGGTATGCAGCCAGGTATAATCAATGTAACCCCGGTCAAAGATTAACAAATCTCCCGTGTTGATTGGGACTAAACACCAAATCTCTGAGACTCTAGCGACTACTCAACTGAGCGCAGAGCATGGCGCCAAACTGTGACCAATACGAAAAGGTTCTGGGTTTCGGACCTGCCCAGGAATGGGTTTTGGTTATTCGCTTTTTCGCTAAAACATTATAACATAATTGGCAGTTATGGGGACTATTTTCTTAACTATTATTGACACTTTTTAAGTATCGTCTACTGGACAGAACTGCCCTACACCATTAGACGTAACGTGGATCTTAGCCGAAAATTCAACAAAAACCTGTTTTTTGTTGACCCCGTTAATACTTATCTGGCAATATAGCAATTATGAACTGGGGCCTCCGCAAGTTATTAAAAATAAGGTCTAAACCGGCCCTAGGCAGCGGGGCTGGAGGAGGGAAGACTCCGTCCGCCACTGGTTCCCTATCTGCTAAAGGAAGAGGAGGAGTGATATTTTTCTGGACTGTATTGTCCTTGGTCGGTTTTGGCCTGACCGGGGTATTGGTGTTCGGCAATAAGGGACTTTACCAGCTATACAAACTTTCCCAGGAACGAGATCGCCTCCTCCGGATGAACCAGGAAGTTAGGGCCGAGAATGACCGTCTCCTGAAGACCATTGATCGGCTGCAACACGATCGGGAAATGATCGAGGATATGATTAGAAGCGAACTTCATTACCTCAGACCCGACGAACGGATTTACTATCTGGAACCTGAACTGGGGAACTGGCCCAGGACTACGGCTTCGCCAAAGTCGTCCCAGGCAATCGCCAAAAGTCCCCCAGCGAAATCCGGTAGGGCTAAAAAAACGAAACCTTAAGAGCTAGGGGGGAACTTGAATATCTCGCCCGGCAATTTTACTATAACCCTCACCGCAGCGCATTTTTTATAGTTTCGTTACTTGTAAGGGTTCAAGACCCGCTAAGACCGGAACTGCGGCCCGAACCAGTCAGCCAGATGCGACCCCGGGAGGGCAGCGATTGCGATAATCCCTGTAAATCCAAGGTTGGTTACTGCCTATGTATACTACTGCTGATTTTAAAAAGGGTTTGAAAATCGAAGTGAACGAAACACCCTTTGTGATCGTTGATTTCTTGCATGTCAAACCCGGCAAAGGCGGAGCCTTTGTCCGCACCAAACTTAAAAACCTGCTAACCGGCCGGGTTATAGACCAGACTTTCCGTTCCGGGGAAAAAGTCGAGCGCCCCGACCTCCAGGAAAAAGACATGCAATATCTTTATCAGGAAGGTGATAGCTACTGCCTGATGGATAACCAGACGTTTGAACAGTTGATCCTAACCGCCGAGCAGATGGGCGACAGCCGTAATTTTTTGCAGGATAACGTTAATCTGCAGGTGATCTTCTACAAAGGGCAACCCATCGGAGTGGAACTGCCCACCTTTGTTGAACTG is part of the Deltaproteobacteria bacterium genome and harbors:
- a CDS encoding IS4 family transposase, with translation MLIFDRGYIDYTWLHTLHQKGVWFVTRLKSNACYEVVEPRDNSGADTVLADEIIRLNSPGGVASYPDTLRRVHYRDPETGKEYVFLTNRFDLAALAIADLYRQLWQIELFFKWIKQNLKIKTFYGTSRNAVLIQIWTVLIAYLLLIWLKIKSTMDLGILEWTRLIQTMLMERRNLWESICPKKRPPSSANNQIPLLNFCAGH
- a CDS encoding septum formation initiator family protein translates to MIFFWTVLSLVGFGLTGVLVFGNKGLYQLYKLSQERDRLLRMNQEVRAENDRLLKTIDRLQHDREMIEDMIRSELHYLRPDERIYYLEPELGNWPRTTASPKSSQAIAKSPPAKSGRAKKTKP
- the efp gene encoding elongation factor P, which translates into the protein MYTTADFKKGLKIEVNETPFVIVDFLHVKPGKGGAFVRTKLKNLLTGRVIDQTFRSGEKVERPDLQEKDMQYLYQEGDSYCLMDNQTFEQLILTAEQMGDSRNFLQDNVNLQVIFYKGQPIGVELPTFVELKVSHTEPGVRGDTASGATKPATLETGFQIQVPLFIEEGDLVKIDTRTGTYI